Proteins encoded together in one Clostridiaceae bacterium window:
- a CDS encoding patatin gives MNPKLSKINIALGGGGVRGIAYIGVFAEAYDRGYKWGNIAGVSAGALAGSFLSAGMSPYEMWKNLNEFDFEEVQFSKIPKKVPVIERYLEFVHRTRTTGEESIKNFFSRKYNFDDFVNEDESDQDQYLERSNFFKNIATFAKEGSLFDGDYLEEWISICLRKKGIRTFGDLRGGTVDKQNPKGYKLRVTGVDCTRAKLVVLPDDLEFYGINPDEFEVAKAIRISTCNPFAFKPVEIKKTEGKKTKTYYLIDGGALDSFPHWAINAETAKAVGFVLKDGNKKPGFFSLNTALDILKSIISAIHDPGLPKDKEIKIKYIGEILISPKISMLDFNLSNDDKVHMFNAGKNEAYKVFNKMERDLMRYRRGFFYPFSFFRY, from the coding sequence TTGAATCCTAAATTAAGTAAAATAAATATTGCGCTTGGAGGCGGAGGAGTAAGGGGCATAGCATATATTGGCGTTTTTGCAGAAGCCTATGACAGGGGATACAAATGGGGTAACATAGCCGGAGTATCAGCAGGAGCATTAGCGGGGTCCTTCCTTTCAGCAGGGATGAGTCCATATGAAATGTGGAAAAACCTTAATGAGTTCGATTTTGAAGAAGTACAGTTCAGTAAGATACCTAAAAAAGTACCGGTGATCGAAAGATACTTAGAGTTTGTTCACAGGACCAGAACTACAGGTGAAGAAAGTATTAAGAATTTTTTTAGCAGAAAATATAATTTTGATGATTTTGTTAATGAAGATGAATCTGATCAGGACCAGTATTTAGAAAGAAGTAATTTCTTTAAAAATATTGCCACATTTGCAAAAGAGGGTAGTCTTTTTGACGGAGACTATCTGGAGGAATGGATATCAATATGTCTGAGAAAAAAAGGTATCAGGACTTTTGGTGATTTAAGAGGAGGAACAGTTGATAAACAAAATCCGAAAGGATATAAATTAAGAGTTACAGGAGTTGATTGCACCAGGGCAAAGTTGGTAGTTTTACCTGATGATCTTGAGTTTTATGGCATTAATCCTGATGAGTTTGAAGTGGCTAAAGCAATCAGAATCAGTACCTGCAATCCTTTTGCTTTTAAGCCGGTAGAGATTAAGAAGACAGAAGGGAAAAAAACCAAAACCTACTACCTTATTGATGGAGGAGCACTTGATAGTTTTCCTCACTGGGCTATCAATGCTGAAACAGCCAAAGCAGTAGGCTTTGTCCTCAAAGACGGTAATAAAAAACCTGGATTTTTTAGCCTGAATACGGCTCTTGATATTCTAAAGAGCATTATATCTGCCATTCATGATCCCGGTTTACCTAAAGATAAAGAAATTAAAATAAAATATATTGGGGAAATATTAATTAGTCCAAAAATATCAATGCTGGATTTTAACCTGAGCAATGATGATAAAGTTCATATGTTTAATGCGGGAAAAAATGAAGCCTATAAGGTATTTAACAAGATGGAAAGGGATTTGATGAGATATAGGAGAGGATTTTTCTACCCTTTCAGTTTTTTTAGATATTAA